The Populus trichocarpa isolate Nisqually-1 chromosome 2, P.trichocarpa_v4.1, whole genome shotgun sequence genome has a window encoding:
- the LOC7497260 gene encoding uncharacterized protein LOC7497260 isoform X1: MPETSTASPTRASINPTDHLPLSLFRSDIIPPAPTRSASTIDWLPDFSGYSWVAYGASSLLVISHLPSPLSPEEAAIGPILQQVFELSSDDSSPVKSVSWSPVTPSIGELAAASDNCISVFSHDSASSKGSFCWSQNAMLVQSTKVGAITWTGSGDGIVSGGIDVVLWRRRNMSWEIAWKFKRDQPQNLVSATWSIEGPSATAAYLSKVDVKGSDQTSNCVLVCYGNGTSEYVKTELHHPQPVSKIQWRPSTGQQAQRDKKHLRRHVLLTCCLDGTLRLWTEVDSGKVRKLGKDNHDHKTVRKSFCIAAVIEINQVLKGTLGMDVFFSWAAEIGGIYRIGEGISQTFSVEGNGHDRVGRCEWLIGFGPGRGITFWAIHCLDDISPIRFPRVTLWKTQELEDLEAGHLHGAGFANFNAWLLLDKVVVLRNCLSGPPNICSLMHLSPCNFLVRSLLYSQIPSDIEDASFNKSKIDKYSSCSSGGVLNGGHTGKILQVAMHPHIYEVELAVSLDSDGLLLFWIVSTISNCSLGPAKLIPGWKLSGKLATYDSCSKYTSLRWAPSTLGEDHVLLVGHAGGIDCFIVKISQICKEGIICHYIGTIPLTGHGPFEDGPTNIFAVPLPSSCNKTFRYNRFLLLAIWLKGFQPISWEVTLHSFDLSGRCCDCKFDDKNTPVLNFENTFADRRYCVGVDPCSSHLPEPYCHDQITSFSVVCPGDFISMPESLGSNKDLCSGVPAYVMATGCSDGSLKLWRSNSSKQSTPQIPWELVGKFVAHQGPVSAICLTACGRKIATISAGSHLDDTSILHVWEAVHVIGAGSFILEDRIAVGRDVISLNWLTLGNGQLFLGICMHNELQVYAQKHHGGQTLLSPQSLNVNSWSCIAVSHTFPAIRDFLWGPNATAIIVHDSYISLLSQWLFLEGDKQWGKYPPNVIREGYKGGKDKEILIREGYKGGKDKEILSCIFTDGEIDLKETLIEGISGGFKSPIHDKLDAKNDCSSSSLFVAMAQLKHHSNAVRGFWSLVELAEKLTGTLAVYHPEALIMNIYSGNWKRAYVSVRHLVEYLSSGCAAEKIYNSADHSKIVPQILLSNYFEGFLLKDSGSTNKGFQWSADARLPTSSSQFFAYNFTSDASNNMFAASSTKSELSAFAETLEKYDFESLTNLEKSEMLAIIDLLSDVQHSACAYANLDEPGQRFWVSLKFQQLHFFRSFGRSPSVEELVGDSRLMSWAFHSDCQENLLSSFLPNEPSWKEMQTLGVGFWFTNVAQLRARMEKLARSQYLRKKDPKDSALLYIVLNRLPVLSGLFKISKDEKDKPLVAFLSRNFQEEKNKAAALKNAYVLMGRHQLELAIAFFLLGGDTYSAITICAKNFGDEQLALVICRLIEGRGGPLEHHLITKFILPSASERGDYWLTSLLEWELGNYSQSFLSMLGLQASSLTDKSALSSNNAAFMDPHIGLHCLSLASKNSMRNAVGEQNAAILRRWATIMAATAFNRCGLPLEALECLQSSLNILGGIDPGSVSDVDQSQILHGILNPFASESCNWLSGDVALCLQSHGKLDLALQYFSKLMSEHPSWLNTIVGSIQPGTSSKDCEIHQHEKLLEEFREKLYTGLLMFEQKFLVVPSCVIKMILVWSCSNGLPFIGHDLIVNYASRNHTQDKSDGVESFILYPLLHKPCLKFMEDASLLLSRFITSCSVTCFQPKPFYIEGTMSVEVKSIWSDMHGFYFQGIMQTLRSLRAAMRIFSSSEDVSRSLVILDLFEYYIYFASAWLQRKSKGLLLMVQPLLITLTSGHTPYEVDIGNLKSILHHIAELPFSLSIDDAGSGHEVVKCSSHEQDGQTMLSFSKDEKWHVVGACLWMHMSRFMKHQLHLLSIKLEDGCFSGVSHGNVSSLASSLTIFGSDSISRKEEIGFCSLILAKLLRTMLVHVSSYHVKLLGLFLQQEVENRLQIPTLVWMKESSLSQAKALYQDVSADMMNSKDELSSFDVLWDACADPRMVSEGFVQEEINLSLFFNHKSYEGWSDEYMSITGELETEDTCEHELKLGNHPSGDEIGSPSIGLFRNGRAFLSSWQKDAVMTKEVSHFQNAKVVHKRDGELVEALCINSVDERQAALASNRKGIVFFSWEDGIPFGDQSEYIWSDADWPPNGWAGAESTPIPTCVSPGVGLGSTKGAHLGLGGATIGVGALARRRRNLTGNGAFGVPGYAGIGASGLGWEVQEDFEEFVDPLATVENTSTRAFSSHPSRPFFLAGSSNTHIYLWEFGKEKATATYGVLPAANVPPPYALASISAVQFDHYGHRFATAALDGTVCTWQLEVGGRSNIHPTESCLCLNGHASDVTYITSSGSVIAATGYSSNGANVVIWDTLAPPTTSRASIVCHEGGARSISVFDNDIGSGSISPLIVTGGKNGDVGLHDFRYIATGRTKRHNMNSNLPSNIDMQTGVGRQLGGQNPNGMLWYMPKAHLGSVTKISTIPHTSLFLTGSKDGDIKLWDAKAAKLVCHWPKLHERRTFLQPSSRGFGGVVRAAVTDIQVVSHGFLSCGGDGIVKFVQLKDKQCRTG, encoded by the exons ATGCCCGAAACAAGCACTGCCTCTCCTACTCGAGCCTCAATTAACCCCACCGAccacctccctctctctctcttcagaTCCGACATCATTCCACCCGCCCCGACCCGCTCTGCTTCCACCATCGACTGGTTACCTGACTTTTCCGGTTACTCATGGGTTGCATATGGAGCCTCATCTCTATTAGTGATCTCTCACTTACCCTCTCCACTCTCTCCCGAAGAAGCCGCTATCGGTCCCATTCTTCAGCAAGTCTTCGAGCTCTCCAGCGACGATTCTTCCCCTGTCAAATCCGTTTCCTGGTCTCCGGTGACCCCGTCTATTGGTGAGCTTGCGGCCGCGTCAGATAACTGTATCTCCGTGTTCTCGCATGATTCAGCGAGCTCCAAAG GTTCTTTTTGTTGGAGTCAGAATGCAATGCTTGTACAATCTACAAAGGTGGGAGCAATCACATGGACAGGTTCGGGGGATGGGATAGTTTCCGGTGGAATTGATGTGgttttgtggaggaggaggaacaTGTCTTGGGAAATAGCTTGGAAGTTTAAAAGAGACCAGCCTCAAAATCTGGTTTCCGCCACTTGGTCAATTGAGGGACCTTCAGCTACTGCAGCTTATCTGAGTAAAGTAGATGTTAAAGGATCTGACCAGACTAGCAATTGTGTGCTAGTATGTTATGGTAATGGAACATCTGAGTATGTGAAAACTGAGTTGCATCACCCTCAGCCTGTCTCAAAGATTCAGTGGAGACCATCAACAGGACAACAAGCACAGCGAGATAAGAAACACTTGCGTAGACATGTGCTACTAACATGCTGCTTAGATGGAACACTTAGGCTATGGACTGAGGTAGACAGTGGAAAGGTAAGAAAGTTAGGCAAGGACAATcatgatcacaaaacagtgagAAAGTCTTTTTGCATTGCTGCTGTAATTGAGATAAACCAGGTCTTGAAGGGAACTCTGGGTATGGATGTATTTTTTAGTTGGGCAGCAGAAATTGGGGGTATATATAGAATTGGAGAAGGTATTAGCCAGACATTTTCAGTAGAAGGCAATGGGCATGACAGAGTTGGCAGATGTGAGTGGTTAATTGGGTTTGGTCCAGGCAGAGGAATTACTTTTTGGGCCATCCACTGTCTTGATGACATCTCACCCATAAGGTTTCCTCGTGTTACACTATGGAAGACACAGGAACTAGAGGACCTTGAAGCAGGACATCTTCATGGTGCTGGTTTTGCAAATTTCAATGCCTGGTTACTTCTGGATAAGGTTGTTGTCTTGAGGAACTGCTTGTCTGGCCCGCCAAATATATGCAGTTTGATGCATCTTTCACCTTGTAATTTCTTGGTCAGGTCTTTGTTGTATTCCCAAATACCTAGTGATATAGAAGATGCATCTTTTAATAAATCCAAGATAGATAAATACTCATCATGTTCATCTGGTGGTGTTCTAAATGGAGGTCATACAGGAAAAATACTACAGGTTGCAATGCACCCTCATATTTATGAAGTGGAACTGGCTGTTTCTTTGGATTCTGATGGACTGCTTCTATTTTGGATAGTTTCTACCATTTCAAACTGCAGTTTGGGTCCCGCAAAACTGATACCTGGATGGAAACTTTCTGGAAAACTTGCAACTTACGACTCTTGTTCTAAATATACAAGCTTGAGGTGGGCACCTTCAACATTGGGCGAAGACCATGTTCTTCTAGTGGGACATGCTGGTGGAATCGATTGCTTTATAGTTAAGATTTCTCAAATTTGCAAAGAAGGCATAATATGCCACTACATAGGCACTATACCTCTAACTGGTCATGGTCCATTTGAGGATGGTCCCACTAATATCTTTGCAGTTCCCCTACCCTCTTCTTGCAACAAGACATTCAGATACAATAGATTTTTGCTCTTGGCGATATGGTTGAAGGGTTTTCAACCAATTTCATGGGAAGTTACTTTACATTCTTTTGACTTATCAGGAAGATGTTGTGACTGTaagtttgatgataaaaatactcCTGTACTGAATTTTGAAAATACTTTTGCTGATAGAAGATATTGTGTTGGTGTCGATCCATGCTCATCACATTTACCAGAGCCATACTGTCACGACCAGATTACAAGTTTTTCTGTTGTGTGCCCAGGAGATTTCATTTCCATGCCAGAAAGCTTAGGTTCCAATAAAGATCTATGCTCTGGTGTTCCTGCATATGTCATGGCAACAGGCTGCTCTGATGGTAGTTTGAAACTGTGGAGAAGTAACTCTTCTAAACAGTCAACTCCTCAAATACCGTGGGAGCTTGTGGGTAAGTTTGTTGCACATCAAGGCCCGGTTAGTGCTATATGTTTGACTGCTTGTGGTCGGAAGATTGCAACCATTTCTGCAGGTAGTCATTTAGATGATACCAGCATTCTTCATGTATGGGAAGCTGTACACGTTATAGGGGCTGGGAGTTTTATATTAGAAGATAGGATAGCTGTTGGAAGAGATGTCATTTCTTTAAATTGGTTAACATTAGGCAATGGTCAGTTATTTCTTGGGATTTGCATGCATAATGAGTTGCAGGTATATGCACAAAAGCATCATGGTGGACAGACTTTGTTGAGCCCTCAATCTTTGAATGTCAACAGCTGGTCTTGCATTGCAGTTTCTCATACTTTCCCTGCTATCCGTGACTTCCTTTGGGGGCCCAATGCGACAGCTATTATTGTCCATGATAGCTACATTAGTCTACTAAGTCAATGGTTATTTCTTGAAGGTGATAAGCAATGGGGCAAATATCCTCCAAATGTTATAAGGGAAGGTTATAAAGGTGGAAAAGACAAGGAAATCCTTATAAGGGAAGGTTATAAAGGTGGAAAAGACAAGGAAATCCTTTCTTGCATATTCACAGATGGTGAAATTGATCTCAAAGAAACATTAATTGAAGGTATTAGTGGAGGATTCAAATCCCCAATTCATGACAAACTTGATGCAAAAAATGATTGCTCTTCAAGCAGTTTGTTTGTAGCCATGGCTCAACTCAAACATCATTCAAATGCTGTGCGAGGGTTTTGGAGTCTGGTAGAACTAGCAGAGAAGTTAACGGGAACTTTAGCTGTTTATCACCCTGAGGCACTTATTATGAACATATATTCAG GAAACTGGAAACGTGCATATGTATCTGTGAGGCATCTTGTTGAATATCTTTCTTCTGGTTGTGCTGCTGAGAAGATATACAACTCTGCAGATCATAGCAAAATTGTTCCACAGATCCTattgtcaaattattttgaGGGATTTCTCCTGAAAGATTCTGGTTCAACTAATAAGGGATTTCAGTGGAGTGCTGATGCAAGACTGCCAACTTCATCCTCACAGTTTTTTGCCTATAATTTCACCTCTGATGCTTCTAATAATATGTTTGCTGCATCTTCAACGAAATCTGAACTTAGTGCTTTTGCTGAAACTCTAGAGAAGTATGATTTTGAGTCTCTAACCAATTTAGAGAAGTCAGAAATGCTTGCAATTATAGATCTTCTCAGCGATGTTCAGCACTCTGCTTGTGCCTATGCAAATCTTGATGAACCTGGGCAAAG GTTCTGGGTCTCGTTAAAGTTTCAGCAGTTACATTTTTTTCGAAGCTTTGGTAGATCTCCTTCCGTGGAAGAGTTGGTTGGTGACTCTAGGCTGATGAGCTGGGCCTTCCATTCTGACTGTCAAGAAAATTTATTGAGTTCTTTTCTTCCTAATGAACCTTCATGGAAAGAAATGCAAACTCTTGGGGTTGGATTCTGGTTCACCAATGTTGCACAACTGCGTGCAAGG ATGGAGAAATTAGCAAGATCACAATATCTGAGAAAGAAAGATCCCAAAGATTCTGCCCTTTTGTACATTGTGTTGAATAGACTTCCAGTATTGTCTGgtctttttaaaatcagcaaagATGAAAAGGATAAACCCTTGGTTGCATTTCTCTCTCGCAATTTTCAG gaggaaaaaaataaagcagcCGCTTTGAAAAATGCGTATGTCTTAATGGGAAGACATCAGCTGGAGTTGGCCATTGCTTTCTTTCTGCTAGGAGGTGACACTTATTCCGCTATCACCATATGCGCAAAGAATTTTGGAGATGAACAGCTTGCCTTGGTAATTTGTCGGCTTATTGAGGGTCGTGGTGGACCATTGGAACATCATTTAATTACAAAGTTTATACTTCCATCTGCAAGTGAGAGAGGCGACTACTGGCTTACAAGCCTGCTAGAG TGGGAATTGGGCAATTATTCTCAGTCTTTTCTGAGCATGCTTGGTCTCCAAGCAAGTTCCTTGACTGACAAGTCTGCTCTTTCGTCAAATAATGCTGCTTTCATGGATCCCCATATTGGTCTACATTGTCTTTCACTAGCATCCAAAAATAGCATGAGGAATGCTGTTGGGGAGCAAAATGCTGCAATTCTCCGTAGGTGGGCTACGATTATGGCAGCTACTGCCTTCAACAGATGTGGACTTCCT CTTGAAGCTTTGGAGTGCCTTCAATCTTCTTTGAACATTCTTGGGGGTATTGATCCAGGAAGCGTATCAGATGTTGATCAATCTCAAATTTTACATGGCATTTTGAATCCATTTGCTAGTGAATCCTGTAACTGGCTGTCAGGTGATGTGGCTTTATGTCTGCAGTCCCATGGTAAATTAGATTTGGCTCTTcagtatttttcaaaattgatgAGTGAGCATCCTAGTTGGCTTAACACTATAGTAGGATCCATTCAACCTGGTACATCCTCCAAGGATTGTGAAATTCACCAACATGAGAAATTATTAGAAGAATTTcgagaaaaattatatacagGACTTTTAATGTTTGAGCAGAAGTTTTTGGTGGTTCCTTCCTGCGTGATCAAAATG ATTTTAGTTTGGTCATGCAGTAATGGATTACCATTTATTGGGCATGATCTCATAGTTAACTACGCTTCTCGAAACCATACACAAGATAAGAGCGATGGTGTTGAAAGTTTCATCTTATATCCACTTCTGCATAAGCCTTGTTTGAAATTTATGGAAGATGCTTCCCTGTTACTTTCAAGATTTATTACTTCGTGCAGCGTAACATGCTTTCAACCTAAACCGTTTTATATTGAAGGAACTATGTCTGTCGAAGTTAAATCCATCTGGTCAGACATGCATGGGTTTTATTTTCAGGGTATCATGCAGACATTGAGGAGTTTAAGAGCTGCTATGAGGATTTTTTCCAGCTCAGAAGATGTCTCAAGATCCCTTgttattcttgatttatttgagtattatatatattttgcatctGCATGGCTTCAGCGAAAATCAAAAGGTCTATTGTTGATGGTACAACCCCTCTTGATAACTTTGACTAGTGGGCACACTCCTTATGAAGTTGATATTGGGAATCTCAAGAGCATTCTCCACCACATTGCAGAGTTGCCGTTCAGTTTGTCAATTGATGATGCAGGATCAGGACATGAGGTTGTTAAATGTTCATCACATGAACAAGATGGACAAACAATGCTCTCATtttcaaaagatgaaaaatggCACGTCGTAGGGGCTTGTTTGTGGATGCACATGTCTAGATTCATGAAACACCAATTGCATTTGCTGTCCATTAAGCTTGAAGATGGTTGCTTTTCTGGGGTTTCACATGGCAATGTTTCTTCCTTGGCATCTAGTTTGACAATTTTTGGATCTGATAGCATCAGCAGAAAGGAAGAAATTGGGTTTTGCTCATTGATATTGGCTAAGTTACTAAGGACCATGCTTGTACATGTTTCATCTTATCATGTAAAACTACTTGGGTTATTCCTGCAGCAGGAAGTAGAGAATAGATTACAAATACCAACTCTAGTATGGATGAAAGAATCCAGTCTTTCTCAAGCCAAAGCTCTCTATCAGGATGTCAGTGCAGACATGATGAATAGCAAAGATGAATTATCATCTTTTGATGTATTGTGGGATGCCTGTGCTGACCCTCGCATGGTATCTGAAGGTTTTGtgcaagaagaaataaatttatcGCTGTTTTTCAATCATAAATCATATGAAGGATGGAGTGATGAATACATGAGCATCACTGGAGAGCTTGAAACTGAGGATACTTGTGAACATGAATTAAAACTTGGCAATCACCCTTCTGGCGATGAAATTGGATCGCCTTCTATTGGTCTGTTCAGGAATGGCCGTGCTTTTTTAAGTTCCTGGCAGAAGGATGCAGTTATGACGAAGGAGGTGTCTCATTTTCAAAATGCTAAAGTAGTACATAAGAGAGATGGAGAGCTTGTGGAG GCACTGTGTATCAACTCTGTTGATGAAAGGCAAGCTGCTCTGGCCAGCAACCGTAAG ggaatagtttttttttcttgggaagaTGGGATACCTTTTGGAGATCAATCAGAGTACATATGGTCAGATGCTGATTGGCCACCAAATGGCTGGGCGGGTGCTGAATCAACCCCAATTCCTACATGCGTCTCTCCTGGTGTTGGTCTTGGGAGCACGAAAGGGGCACACCTTGGGTTGGGTGGGGCAACTATTGGTGTGGGTGCTTTAGCAAGACGAAGGAGAAATTTAACAGGCAATGGAGCATTTGGCGTTCCAGGTTATGCTGGTATTGGTGCCTCAGGCTTGGGTTGGGAGGTTCAAGAGGATTTTGAGGAGTTTGTTGATCCACTAGCTACTGTGGAAAATACAAGTACAAGAGCTTTCTCCAGTCACCCCTCAAGGCCTTTCTTTTTGGCTGGTTCCAGCAATACACATATTTACCTATGGGAG TTCGGTAAGGAAAAAGCTACTGCGACATATGGGGTGCTCCCTGCTGCAAATGTTCCCCCACCATATGCTCTTGCATCAATATCAGCTGTGCAGTTTGATCACTACGGACATAGATTTGCTACTGCTGCATTAGATGGAACTGTCTGCACATGGCAGCTGGAGGTTGGAGGAAGGAGCAACATCCATCCGACAGAATCGTGTCTCTGCTTGAACGGCCATGCATC GGATGTCACATACATTACTTCCAGTGGATCAGTTATTGCTGCAACTGGATATAGCTCTAACGGTGCTAATGTGGTTATCTGGGATACATTGGCTCCACCCACAACCTCACGAGCTTCCATTGTTTGTCATGAAG GTGGTGCCCGCTCCATTTCTGTTTTTGATAATGACATTGGAAGTGGTTCTATTTCTCCTCTTATCGTAACTGGTGGTAAAAATGGTGATGTTGGACTTCATGACTTCCGGTACATAGCAACTGGAAGGACTAAAAGGCACAACATGAACAGCAATCTCCCTTCTAATATTGACATGCAGACAGGAGTCGGTCGCCAATTGGGAGGGCAGAATCCAAACGGGATGCTGTGGTACATGCCAAAGGCTCATTTAG GAAGTGTCACCAAAATATCCACAATCCCTCATACCAGTTTGTTCTTGACTGGAAGCAAGGATGGAGACATTAAACTTTGGGATGCCAAAGCAGCCAAGTTGGTTTGCCATTGGCCAAAATTGCATGAAAGACGCACCTTTTTGCAACCAAGCTCGCGGGGTTTTGGTGGAGTTGTGAGG GCTGCAGTGACAGATATACAAGTTGTTTCTCATGGGTTTCTTTCCTGTGGTGGAGATGGCATTGTAAAGTTTGTTCAGCTCAAAGATAAGCAATGTAGGACAGGATGA